A single Stigmatopora argus isolate UIUO_Sarg chromosome 7, RoL_Sarg_1.0, whole genome shotgun sequence DNA region contains:
- the gpr108 gene encoding protein GPR108, with protein MAVVERTGVVAGFILLFFLSGCKARIHKLTLKNESRFFVHLNTFGFYANGTLDMKLHSLRLPQQLVDYSLNPVGFTLSRSRVSGVLSYTAEETGTCPLKITEVTSNEPLILFLINMSSTSVNVRVLGNHDGVLTGKPKASVPTEEKGQKTKREAPDPALGNPAETVKDGEKTPDSTVDDTKAKTNAAPVDPKKDEKITMDFQLASTKQITLALDKVNDTYAFNFHLLLGLLSEGLYNFNFYYCQNMAPGIDLPYSFTLEVTEKNPGGFLSAAEIPLSRLYIGMAAVFFTAALLWVYTLMKHRYSVFKIHWLMAALAFTKSTSLVFHSINYHFINTEGHPIEGWAVMYYITHLLKGALLFITLALIGTGWAFVKYILSDKEKKIFMIVIPLQCLANVAYIIIESTEEGSSEYPLWKEILFLVDLICCGAILFPVVWSIRHLQEASSTDGKAAMNLEKLKLFRHYYVMIVCYIYFTRIIAILLKVTMPFQWQWFYEFLVEVSTLVFFVLTGYKFRPASNNPYLQLPQDEEDEEMDEIVTESGALEGISKVKKTSNGRERQKEATL; from the exons ATGGCCGTGGTTGAACGAACTGGCGTCGTGGCTGGATTCATACTACTATTTTTTCTGAGTGGATGCAAAGCAAGGATACACAAACTCACCCTGAAG AATGAATCTCGCTTTTTCGTCCACCTCAACACGTTTGGCTTTTATGCCAACGGCACCCTGGACATGAAACTACATTCCCTGCGGCTCCCGCAACAGCTCGTCGACTACAGTTTGAACCCG GTTGGGTTCACTCTTTCCAGATCCCGTGTGAGTGGAGTCTTGTCCTACACG GCCGAAGAGACAGGGACATGCCCTCTCAAGATCACCGAAGTGACCAGCAATGAACCTCTTATCCTCTTTCTGATTAACATGAGCAGCACCAG CGTCAATGTCCGCGTCCTCGGAAATCATGACGGCGTACTGACCGGTAAACCGAAGGCCAGCGTACCAACCGAAGAGAAAG GTCAGAAGACCAAAAGGGAGGCCCCTGACCCGGCTCTGGGAAATCCCGCAGAAACCGTTAAAGACGGCGAAAAGACCCCCGACTCGACCGTGGACGACACAAAGGCGAAAACTAACGCGGCGCCCGTGGATCCAAAGAAAGATGAAAAGATCACAATGGATTTCCAA TTGGCGTCCACCAAGCAGATCACGCTGGCTTTGGATAAGGTCAACGACACCTACGCCTTCAAT TTCCATCTGCTTCTCGGCCTGCTTTCCGAAGGCCTGTACAACTTTAACTTCTACTACTGCCAGAACATGGCGCCCGGCATCGACCTGCCGTACTCCTTTACT CTGGAAGTAACCGAGAAGAATCCCGGCGGCTTCTTGTCGGCGGCCGAAATCCCGCTCTCCCGCCTCTACATCGGGATGGCCGCAGTCTTCTTCACGGCCGCCTTGTTGTGGGTGTACACGCTTATGAAGCACAG GTACAGCGTTTTTAAGATCCACTGGCTGATGGCGGCACTGGCTTTCACCAAGTCCACATCGCTGGTTTTCCACAGC ATCAACTATCACTTCATCAACACGGAGGGACACCCCATCGAGGGCTGGGCCGTCATGTATTACATCACTCACCT GCTCAAGGGGGCACTGTTGTTCATCACGCTGGCGCTGATCGGGACCGGCTGGGCTTTTGTCAAGTACATCTTGTCGGACAAGGAGAAGAAAATCTTCATGATCGTCATCCCGCTGCAG TGCCTGGCCAATGTGGCGTACATCATCATCGAGTCCACCGAGGAAGGCTCCAGCGAGTACCCGCTGTGGAAGGAGATCCTCTTCCTGGTGGACCTCATCTGCTGCGGCGCCATCCTCTTCCCTGTCGTCTG GTCCATCCGTCACCTGCAGGAGGCATCGAGCACCGACGGAAAAG CCGCCATGAATTTGGAGAAGCTCAAACTCTTCCGTCACTACTACGTCATG ATCGTGTGTTACATCTACTTCACGAGAATCATCGCCATCCTGCTGAAGGTCACCATGCCTTTCCAGTGGCAGTGGTTCTACGAG TTCCTGGTGGAGGTGTCCACGCTCGTCTTCTTCGTGTTGACGGGCTACAAATTCCGGCCCGCCTCCAACAATCCCTACCTCCAGCTACCCCAAGACGAAGAAGACGAAGAGATGGATGAAAT AGTGACCGAGTCGGGTGCCCTGGAAGGCATTTCCAAAGTCAAGAAGACGTCCAACGGGCGCGAGCGGCAGAAGGAGGCCACCTTGTGA